A region from the Silene latifolia isolate original U9 population chromosome 7, ASM4854445v1, whole genome shotgun sequence genome encodes:
- the LOC141590180 gene encoding homeobox-leucine zipper protein ATHB-4-like, with protein sequence MTMPKTMEMDVKPAPLVIDLEEMEKTKVGSPNSTLSSNADAGKNFGGFQGDRDVISDDEEGGSGGGSDGGRSRRGERKKLRLSKEQIMVLERAFGEHTTLNTKQKLTLAREVKLKPRQVEVWFQNRRARTKLKQTEVDCEYLRRFSETLKEQNMKLQKEVQELRAALKMGLPDQSTMHGQIMCSSCKSVSLSPSFASSSKTPTAGVLHRPAPLNLKKLSLTINNNMFVSNLPRV encoded by the exons ATGACGATGCCGAAGACGATGGAGATGGACGTAAAACCAGCACCATTGGTAATAGATTTGGAGGAAATGGAGAAAACCAAAGTTGGTTCCCCAAATAGCACCTTATCAAGCAATGCTGATGCTGGCAAGAATTTTGGTGGATTTCAAGGAGATAGAGATGTTATTAGCGACGACGAAGAAGGTGGTAGCGGTGGCGGTAGTGACGGTGGCCGCAGTAGACGTGGAGAGAGGAAGAAACTCAGGCTTTCTAAGGAGCAGATCATGGTGTTGGAACGGGCTTTTGGGGAACACACCACTCTTAATACG AAGCAAAAGTTGACCTTAGCAAGAGAAGTAAAGTTAAAGCCAAGGCAAGTAGAGGTCTGGTTTCAAAACAGAAGGGCAAG GACAAAGCTAAAGCAAACAGAAGTGGACTGTGAATATCTGAGGAGGTTCTCTGAGACCTTGAAAGAACAAAACATGAAGCTACAGAAGGAGGTGCAGGAATTAAGGGCGGCGCTGAAGATGGGGCTCCCTGATCAGTCAACGATGCATGGGCAGATCATGTGCTCGTCATGCAAGAgtgtttctctttctccttccTTCGCTAGCAGCAGTAAAACTCCGACTGCTGGTGTCTTACACCGCCCTGCCCCTTTGAATCTAAAGAAGTTGTCTCTGACGATAAATAATAACATGTTCGTATCTAACCTTCCCCGTGTATAA
- the LOC141592275 gene encoding actin-related protein 2/3 complex subunit 5A-like, whose translation MAGHEDFIEAENAEAIITRIEHKSRKIESLLKQYKPVEALKTALEGSATITKDDRCKSANWIAVHRAIMAIKDVDGMLSSLDAEYYDILMKYLYKGLSTGDRPTCDQCLRIHEKLTQKAGLGCILRCLADKENMV comes from the exons ATGGCAGGACATGAAGATTTCATCGAAGCAGAAAATGCAGAAGCAATTATCACAAGAATTGAGCATAAATCTCGCAAGATCGAAAGTCTTCTTAAACA GTATAAACCTGTTGAAGCTCTTAAAACTGCTTTAGAAGGGTCTGCTACAATCACCAAAGACGACCGTTGCAAG TCGGCGAATTGGATAGCTGTGCATCGGGCAATCATGGCAATTAAAGATGTTGATGGAATGCTCTCTTCTTTAGATGCTGAGTACTATGACATTCTTATGAA GTATTTGTATAAAGGTCTATCTACTGGAGATCGGCCTACATGCGATCAATGCCTCAGAATACATGAAAAACTCACACAGAAAGCTGGTTTAGGATGCATCCTGCGCTGTCTTGCTGATAAAGAGAACATGGTATAA